The Streptomyces sp. NBC_00659 genomic interval GTCGTCGTCGTAGACGAGCGCGGGGTGGACGAAGGGATCGTCGCGAAGTGCCGCCGTAGTCATGGCACGATCACCGCGCCCCGGGGCCGTCGAGCGGTCCCGCGTCGGGGCGCACCAAGGGTGAGCGCGTGTGCGCTCGGCCGACTCGCCGCTCGATACCCACGGACTCACCCCGCGATCCATTTTACGTCGCCGTCACGACAGCGGGGCAGGCCCCCGGACGCGAGAGCGCCGTCGCGACGGCGCTCTCCTTCCTCACCTGCCCCCTCGATCCCCGGCGGAACCGCGTCGCCGTTCGGACCGAACCGGTATCAGTCAGACCAAAAGCGACATCAGTTCGGTCGGGAAGTCGATGCCGCAACCCGCATCCGAAAGGTGCTCCCGGCAGGAAGTGGACCTGACCCGGTGTCAGGGGGAGGCTGGACGTACGCGTCCCGCAGAATTCCGCAACCGGGTGGCATGAGCGGTGTGAAGCAGGGCAGACGGGCTCTGTCATCATTTCCTTCGGACGATTTGGGGTGGACGGCATGGCGGCCGTGGCGACAGCGAAGGCAACGGACACGGCGCACCGGGCAGCGACGACCGAGGAAGGCGTCCTGCCGCAGATCGACGAACCTTTGAAGATCAGCCCGAAGGACGCGCGCGAGCTGTCCCGCCAGTTCTTCGACCGGCTCTCCGTCCTGGAGGAGGGCACGCACGAATACCAGTACGCGCGCAACACCCTCATCGAGATGAATCTCTCCCTCGTCCGGTACGCGGCGGCCCGCTTCCGCAGCCGCAGCCAGGGTGAGATGGAGGACATCGTCCAGGTCGGCACGATCGGGCTCATCAAGGCCATCGACCGCTTCGAGCTGTCCCGCGAGGTCGAGTTCACGTCGTTCGCGGTCCCCTACATCGTCGGTGAGATCAAGCGGTTCTTCCGCGACACGAGCTGGGCGGTCCACGTGCCCCGCCGTCTGCAGGAGGCGCGCGTCGAGCTCGCCAAGGCGACGGAGGAACTGCGCACCCGCCTCGGCCGTACGCCCACCACCCGTGAACTGTCCGAGCTGATGTGTCTGTCCGAGGAAGAGGTCATCGAGGCCCGCAAGGCGTCGAACGGCTACAACTCCTCGTCCCTGGACGCCGCTCTCACGGCGGACGGCGGTGCGGACGGCGAGGCGGTTCTCGCGGACTTCATCGGCGAGGAGGATCCCTCGCTGGAACTGGTCGAGGACTTCAACTCCCTGGCCCCCCTGATCGCGGAGCTCGACGAGCGGCAGCGCCGGATCATTCATCTGCGCTTCGTCGAGGAGTGGACCCAGGCGCAGATCGGCGAGGAGCTCGGCATCTCGCAGATGCACGTCTCCCGGCTGATCACGCGCATCATCAAGCGTCTGCGCACCGGGCTCCTCGATCCCGCGGTCGCCTGAGGCTCGCGCACGTCACAGCCGTACGACTGTCCCGTCGGCCCGCCCCGGACTCCGGTCCGGGGCGGGCCGACGGGATTTCGCGTACGCGGTTCCGGCGAACGGGACCGAGAGGGTCCTGTGTATCCAGTTCCGTCCAGGTCATTCCTGCTGCCGGCGAGATTTCCGGGCCCCTGGAGAATTCTTTCCCGCGCTTTGTTCCGTCCCCGCGATCTGGGTTAGCCTGCGGCGTATTTTCTTAAGGGGATGACCCGTGATCTGCGGGAATCCCACGGGCAGGCGGGGGCGCCCGTGGGCCCTACGCGGTTCCGAGTCCCGTGACACGGGACTCCAGGGGAGCGGAACGAGGGTGGCCATGACCAGGGCAGCGAGCGGGACGTCCGTACGGACACCGGGCGAGCAGGAGTTGCGGCAACTGCTGGCCGGCCTCACCGCCGTGCGCGACGGCGACTTCGGCACCCGGCTCCCCGACGAGGCCGGTGGCCTGCTGGGCGACATCGCCA includes:
- a CDS encoding RNA polymerase sigma factor SigF; amino-acid sequence: MAAVATAKATDTAHRAATTEEGVLPQIDEPLKISPKDARELSRQFFDRLSVLEEGTHEYQYARNTLIEMNLSLVRYAAARFRSRSQGEMEDIVQVGTIGLIKAIDRFELSREVEFTSFAVPYIVGEIKRFFRDTSWAVHVPRRLQEARVELAKATEELRTRLGRTPTTRELSELMCLSEEEVIEARKASNGYNSSSLDAALTADGGADGEAVLADFIGEEDPSLELVEDFNSLAPLIAELDERQRRIIHLRFVEEWTQAQIGEELGISQMHVSRLITRIIKRLRTGLLDPAVA